One segment of Triticum dicoccoides isolate Atlit2015 ecotype Zavitan unplaced genomic scaffold, WEW_v2.0 scaffold175120, whole genome shotgun sequence DNA contains the following:
- the LOC119344593 gene encoding germin-like protein 1-3, translating to MPPKQLSTVLLAVCATFLALAAPLLAGDPDMLQDFCVADYKSLNGPLRLNGFPCKRPENVTADDFFSSALALPGNTGNPVGSAVTAANVEKLPGLNTMGVSMSRVDYAPWGVNPPHTHPRATEIIYVLEGSLDVGFVTTAGKLFARTVCKGELFVFPRGLLHYQKNNGDAPAAAISAFNSQLPGTQSLALALFAASPPVPTDVLARALQIDGGLVEAIKSKFPPM from the exons ATGCCGCCCAAGCAGCTCTCTACCGTTCTCCTCGCCGTCTGCGCCACCTTCCTGGCACTCGCCGCACCGTTGCTCGCCGGCGACCCGGACATGCTACAGGACTTCTGCGTCGCCGACTACAAATCCCTCAACGGCC CATTGCGGCTGAACGGGTTCCCGTGCAAGAGGCCGGAGAACGTTACGGCGGATGACTTCTTCTCCTCCGCGCTGGCACTCCCGGGCAACACCGGCAACCCGGTTGGCTCCGCCGTGACAGCGGCGAACGTGGAGAAGCTCCCGGGGCTCAACACGATGGGCGTCTCCATGTCCCGCGTGGACTACGCGCCATGGGGCGTGAACCCGCCGCACACCCACCCACGCGCCACCGAGATCATCTATGTGCTTGAGGGCTCCCTCGACGTCGGCTTCGTCACCACCGCCGGCAAGCTCTTCGCCCGCACCGTCTGCAAGGGTGAGCTTTTTGTCTTCCCCCGCGGCCTCTTACACTACCAGAAGAACAATGGTGACGCGCCGGCCGCCGCCATCTCGGCCTTCAACAGCCAGCTTCCGGGCACGCAGTCCCTCGCCCTAGCGTTGTTCGCAGCCTCACCACCGGTGCCCACGGATGTGCTGGCCAGGGCGCTCCAGATCGACGGCGGCCTGGTGGAGGCCATCAAGTCTAAGTTCCCGCCAATGTAA